A window of Cohnella herbarum contains these coding sequences:
- a CDS encoding carbohydrate ABC transporter permease has translation MKVIRVSSWTIAAFVLPCLLLYVSLVFAPIIVSVYNGMLDWNGIGVSKFVGLANFEKMFTDDSLFWPAVRRTFLLAGFSMLVQLPIALFVAILISRFVRRTGFLISSYFLPVILSVAVIGQLWKTIYNPASMGGMINQILIKLGLDSWTHSWLTEPKIALYSIILVALWQYLGYHILIQFTGIQNIPADIYEAAKIDGASGFKADRYITLPLIVPIFKISVVLSFIGSLQSFDLIMVMTGGGPAHATDVLASYMYNMSFLSMKYGYGSAIASFLVVVCLAATVVINLLFNRLDKRFS, from the coding sequence TTGAAGGTAATCAGAGTATCCAGTTGGACGATCGCGGCTTTCGTGCTGCCGTGCTTGCTCCTGTATGTAAGTCTAGTGTTCGCTCCGATCATCGTCTCCGTCTATAACGGAATGCTCGATTGGAACGGAATCGGCGTTTCGAAGTTCGTCGGATTGGCGAATTTCGAGAAGATGTTCACGGACGATTCCTTATTCTGGCCGGCGGTACGCCGGACGTTCCTCCTGGCGGGATTCTCGATGCTGGTGCAGTTGCCGATCGCCTTGTTCGTGGCGATCCTGATCAGCCGTTTCGTTCGCAGGACGGGGTTTCTCATTTCCAGCTATTTTCTGCCCGTCATTCTTTCGGTTGCCGTTATCGGGCAATTGTGGAAAACCATCTACAACCCGGCTTCCATGGGCGGAATGATCAATCAGATCCTAATCAAGCTCGGTTTGGATTCATGGACGCATTCTTGGCTGACCGAGCCTAAGATTGCCTTGTACTCCATCATTCTCGTTGCGCTGTGGCAATATCTCGGATATCACATTCTGATTCAGTTTACCGGGATTCAGAATATTCCGGCCGATATTTACGAAGCGGCTAAGATCGACGGGGCTTCGGGTTTCAAGGCGGATCGCTACATTACGCTGCCGTTGATCGTCCCGATTTTCAAAATTTCCGTCGTGCTTTCGTTCATCGGTTCGCTTCAATCTTTCGACCTGATTATGGTTATGACGGGCGGGGGACCGGCCCATGCAACCGATGTTCTCGCAAGCTACATGTACAATATGTCGTTCCTATCCATGAAGTACGGTTACGGAAGCGCCATTGCTTCATTCTTGGTTGTCGTCTGCCTAGCGGCTACCGTAGTGATCAATCTGCTGTTCAACCGGCTAGACAAACGATTCTCGTAG
- a CDS encoding carbohydrate ABC transporter permease, translating to MSQTASLTTVKPTVHARSRRRFTIGKIIVFAFFGLLLVTQLYPLLWLLIYSLKTNEEILSGNFFALPEIWQWSNYKAAVEGGNYWKYLSNSAFVTSITMVSVIFLASLAAFAISRFRWKYGQFVLVLFLLGMMIPLQATLLPLMLIFKNIDILNTHLSLILPYVAFQTPIAVFILSGFMRTVPQEIEESAIVDGAGVFRIFGSIVLPISIPPIMTVLILAFINIWNEYILAATFISSEKLKTLPFGVYSFVSQYSVNYGAIGAFLVLGALPVVIIYFLLAEKITKGMVAGAIKG from the coding sequence ATGAGCCAAACCGCAAGCCTGACCACCGTCAAACCTACCGTCCATGCCCGGAGCCGCCGCCGTTTCACGATCGGCAAGATCATCGTATTCGCCTTCTTCGGCCTACTGCTCGTTACGCAGCTTTATCCGCTCCTCTGGCTGCTCATTTATTCACTGAAGACGAATGAAGAGATCCTCTCAGGCAACTTCTTTGCTCTACCCGAGATCTGGCAATGGAGTAACTATAAGGCTGCCGTTGAGGGCGGGAATTACTGGAAATACCTATCCAACAGCGCTTTTGTCACCTCGATTACGATGGTGTCCGTTATTTTTCTAGCGTCGTTGGCCGCTTTCGCGATTTCGAGGTTTCGCTGGAAATACGGCCAATTCGTACTTGTGTTGTTCTTGCTCGGCATGATGATTCCTTTGCAAGCCACGCTGCTTCCGCTCATGCTTATTTTCAAAAATATCGATATTCTGAACACGCATTTATCGCTGATCTTGCCTTATGTCGCCTTCCAGACGCCGATTGCCGTATTCATTCTGAGCGGATTCATGAGGACGGTCCCGCAAGAGATTGAAGAATCGGCCATCGTAGACGGGGCGGGCGTATTCCGAATTTTCGGTTCCATCGTACTTCCGATATCCATCCCGCCGATCATGACGGTGCTTATCCTTGCTTTTATCAACATCTGGAACGAGTATATTTTGGCGGCGACCTTCATCTCCTCCGAAAAATTGAAGACATTGCCGTTCGGCGTGTACAGCTTCGTCAGCCAATATTCGGTTAACTACGGCGCGATCGGCGCTTTCCTGGTGCTCGGTGCTCTGCCGGTCGTCATTATCTATTTCCTATTGGCCGAGAAAATTACAAAAGGCATGGTAGCAGGTGCCATAAAAGGGTAA
- a CDS encoding sensor histidine kinase, whose translation MKSLRSIRGRLFLIFLFCMLGLLLSVSLVYYQRATDLIREKVSVIAEKNISQTSGLFDLMLKGYDSVTKSLNSNNELMRLLQDPSSGQSAEGVGLERRITDILGAIFYSRNDIIGIHIVTNQGKVFSFDRSVGAGVRDHTEKEWYTQLQQSNGKMVWLGVYPQSLMSGGIDRSVFAYGRQLFELSELKPIGIVLIETEADAIVSALTNASLGPGSTVIIQGPEGKEIIRTRPAENETDIIPYGWPGPLKNDELIHTERENSMITAARIRMADWTVIGITPKRDLQLELRETQRFLLTVIIVLVFVATVLATFVSRSFSSPFKRLIQQMKQVELGNFKSQVHVQSYQELNVLVGSFNRMVNQMDELIERIKLASISEKNAQLQALQSQVNPHFLFNTLDMIYWMLEERENDRLGKVILSLSQIFRYSSDWEEASRATLRREFEQLRHYLTIIETRLEGRIQTRFEVEERWLNIEVPKMTLQPIIENAVKYGIEPMNRAGLLRISSNEVEGRLEIIVEDNGIGIDEETLLRLSGSLNESFSADYEQSHANETAGRRGIGLQNVHQRIRLMFGEGFGVRIESRKNLGTTVVVTIPIPPVRG comes from the coding sequence ATGAAGAGTCTCCGATCGATTCGCGGCCGTCTATTTTTGATTTTCTTGTTCTGTATGTTAGGGTTGCTGCTCAGCGTCAGTTTGGTTTATTACCAACGGGCAACCGATCTCATACGAGAAAAGGTGAGCGTTATTGCCGAGAAAAACATCTCGCAAACGTCTGGCCTATTTGACCTTATGCTTAAGGGCTATGACAGCGTCACGAAATCGTTGAATAGCAACAATGAATTGATGAGGCTGCTTCAGGATCCTTCTTCCGGTCAATCCGCCGAAGGAGTAGGCCTGGAACGGCGAATTACCGACATTCTCGGTGCTATATTCTATTCCCGTAACGATATCATCGGGATTCACATCGTGACCAATCAAGGCAAAGTATTCAGCTTCGACCGTTCGGTGGGCGCTGGCGTTCGCGATCATACCGAGAAGGAATGGTACACTCAATTGCAACAATCGAACGGTAAAATGGTCTGGCTCGGCGTGTACCCCCAATCGCTCATGAGCGGGGGGATCGACCGGTCCGTTTTTGCATATGGACGGCAATTGTTCGAGCTTAGCGAATTAAAGCCGATCGGCATCGTCCTGATCGAGACGGAAGCCGACGCCATCGTGTCCGCGCTTACGAACGCGAGTCTCGGCCCGGGAAGCACGGTTATTATTCAAGGCCCCGAAGGCAAGGAGATCATCCGCACAAGGCCGGCGGAGAATGAAACGGATATTATCCCCTATGGTTGGCCGGGGCCTCTGAAGAACGATGAATTGATTCATACCGAACGGGAAAATTCGATGATCACCGCGGCACGGATCCGCATGGCCGATTGGACGGTTATCGGGATTACGCCGAAACGGGATCTGCAGCTTGAGCTTAGGGAGACGCAAAGGTTTCTTCTGACCGTTATTATCGTGCTCGTCTTCGTGGCTACGGTGCTGGCGACATTCGTGTCCCGTTCCTTCTCTTCGCCGTTTAAGCGGCTGATCCAGCAGATGAAGCAAGTGGAGCTCGGGAACTTCAAGAGCCAAGTTCATGTGCAATCTTATCAGGAACTTAACGTGCTCGTAGGTTCCTTTAATCGTATGGTTAACCAAATGGACGAATTAATAGAACGGATTAAGCTCGCTTCCATAAGCGAGAAGAACGCGCAGCTTCAAGCGCTGCAATCGCAGGTAAACCCGCATTTTTTGTTCAATACGTTGGATATGATTTACTGGATGCTCGAAGAACGGGAGAACGATCGGCTCGGTAAAGTGATTCTGTCCTTATCTCAGATCTTCCGCTATAGCAGCGATTGGGAAGAAGCTTCGCGAGCAACGCTCCGTCGAGAGTTCGAACAGTTGCGCCATTATTTGACCATTATCGAAACTCGGCTCGAAGGACGGATTCAGACCCGGTTCGAAGTCGAAGAGCGGTGGTTGAACATCGAAGTGCCTAAGATGACCTTGCAGCCGATTATCGAGAACGCCGTTAAATACGGAATCGAGCCAATGAACCGTGCAGGGCTGCTGCGTATCTCTTCTAATGAAGTCGAAGGAAGATTGGAAATCATCGTTGAAGACAATGGCATCGGAATAGATGAGGAAACCCTTCTCAGACTCTCGGGCTCTCTCAACGAATCCTTCTCCGCGGATTATGAACAAAGCCATGCGAACGAAACGGCCGGTAGAAGAGGGATCGGTCTGCAGAACGTGCATCAACGCATTCGCCTGATGTTCGGCGAAGGCTTCGGCGTCCGGATCGAAAGCCGCAAGAACCTCGGAACAACCGTTGTCGTTACGATCCCGATCCCACCCGTAAGGGGGTAG
- a CDS encoding response regulator: protein MNILVVDDESVIRSGIERTIRNHFPEYRVFLAANPEEAIRLLKHESIDLVLTDVLMPGMTGLELMEISRNSHAHVKWVVISAYSEFAYAQEAVRLGAKDYLLKPIGKDILIDKIGKIGLEISKENEWSKETHLLKDNLRFLREAVFSRWASGLDLGSIDMKSFTENHPYFHILMVRMESDRDVKLEHFIVENVLGELIDSVGKGYVASIDANSLLGLVTLNEENGLNGLMEQLRAHLKRYVKVPFQVLATELIRDISKVPVEVQSMRKAAASQVYDHYASGGDQAIEVALQYIKTHYATELGLERVASIVYLNPVYFSQLFKQKTGQGFKDYVTHLRLDRAMELLRDSELKISDISERVGYPDVRHFSQIFRKKNGNTPSEYRQNANGAVPAIKE, encoded by the coding sequence ATGAATATTCTTGTCGTTGATGACGAAAGCGTTATTCGAAGCGGTATTGAACGGACGATAAGAAATCATTTTCCGGAATATCGCGTCTTCCTTGCGGCCAATCCGGAGGAAGCCATTCGCCTCCTTAAGCACGAATCTATCGACCTTGTTCTCACGGACGTGCTTATGCCCGGGATGACCGGCCTCGAATTGATGGAAATATCGCGCAATAGCCATGCCCACGTGAAGTGGGTCGTGATCTCCGCGTATTCCGAATTCGCATACGCTCAAGAAGCGGTACGCTTGGGAGCCAAGGACTACTTGTTAAAACCGATCGGCAAAGACATTCTAATCGACAAGATCGGAAAAATAGGCTTGGAAATTTCCAAAGAGAACGAATGGTCCAAGGAAACGCACCTCTTAAAGGATAACTTGCGGTTTCTCCGCGAAGCCGTGTTCTCCCGTTGGGCATCCGGCCTTGATTTGGGAAGCATCGACATGAAGTCTTTCACGGAAAACCATCCGTATTTCCACATTCTAATGGTTCGCATGGAGAGCGATCGCGACGTCAAGCTGGAGCATTTTATCGTAGAGAACGTGCTTGGCGAATTGATCGATTCGGTCGGGAAAGGTTACGTCGCTAGCATAGACGCGAATAGCTTGCTCGGATTAGTTACGCTTAATGAGGAGAACGGACTAAACGGGCTCATGGAGCAACTGCGCGCTCATCTGAAACGATACGTCAAAGTTCCGTTTCAGGTTCTGGCTACGGAACTCATCAGAGATATTTCCAAGGTGCCGGTGGAGGTTCAGAGTATGCGGAAAGCCGCTGCCAGCCAAGTGTACGATCATTATGCCAGCGGCGGGGACCAGGCGATCGAAGTCGCGTTGCAGTATATCAAGACGCACTATGCTACTGAACTGGGCTTGGAGAGAGTGGCTTCAATCGTTTACTTAAACCCAGTCTACTTCAGCCAGTTATTCAAACAGAAGACCGGTCAAGGATTCAAAGATTACGTCACTCATCTCCGGCTCGATCGGGCGATGGAGTTGCTCCGGGATTCCGAGCTGAAAATCTCGGATATCTCCGAACGCGTCGGTTATCCGGACGTTCGCCATTTCTCCCAAATCTTCCGGAAAAAAAACGGAAACACCCCTTCGGAGTACCGTCAGAACGCGAACGGGGCCGTCCCCGCAATAAAAGAATAA
- a CDS encoding copper amine oxidase N-terminal domain-containing protein, producing the protein MRKFISTLAAIVMLFSVIHLPEAKAASAIKIVIDGQVLSTDQAPVAIAGYTFVPLRGIFEALNARVQWNQKAQTVTATKRDTTIVLRIGASTATINNQTVTLDAPARAIGGRTMVPVRFVSEALGDDVLWDKSTQSVIITTKAVKQVGAVSSVAVSTVPQYGDGRDLQVNFTPPSDQSNVDSYRILVVKAENASAFNLAKAQTVSSLNYAFVSKSNAYSKISLTEQSRDVDGALLRTNQAYKVFVLTAGQDTYALSSSSVSISLSASPSVSAVTNVKIDDVGDFGDGRDLQVSFTKASNESNITGYRVMIVKSSQASSFNLTTANGMSSSYYSTVSKTNANTLTYTFNSSSRDTSGDTLRNGVAYTAFVLSVSSNTGTTKHGLSAGSASVTLGASAQVATITNVEDVDNYGDARDLKVSFNKAADESRISAYRIFVVRESDYSSFNLTEANKVSSASYSDQYRTGNSNYSVTLPSSLRDTKGRYIESGVAYRVFVMGVSSNSSYYPNTLSSPSRSISLVDNGVMAVTNVYGRDVADTNSGQDLRVTFTKAYNETKIGQYRVFVVREGNASNFTLATAVAMNNYTVVNKTGVDISLELTAASRDTSGVLIQAGVSYRIFVLSVGAGTSYGTNALSSASPAITLANTGVVTAVTNLYAYDATDYNDSRDLRVTFTKASNESNIDHYRVFVVRNEHVNNFNLNTANSISDSRNYSNIPKKAADIDTTLPAGVRDIYGQPIVNGVDYRIFVLSVGYGVSYGTNVLSAPSPVVRLTNTGTVTAVSNVTASDVSDNNNGSDMFVSFNKAAVESNISQYRIFVVKDITAGTFDLTKAIANGNYTSVIPRNSNINMPLTSSTLDVDGMQVQNNTPYRVFVLSVGGGAYAGTNVLSLASPAITLTSPILPVPPVTSLGLFDVGDTNTASDLQVSYTKAGDESGIDSYRIFVVEENDARSFNLSWATGVVAGLYTAMPTGTDFNLPLSSAMKDVRGADIQNGKSYRVFVLSVGKNAMNSTLSAPSNPVPLASPPPLV; encoded by the coding sequence ATGCGTAAGTTTATATCCACGTTAGCTGCAATTGTAATGTTATTTTCGGTTATCCATCTTCCTGAAGCAAAGGCGGCTTCAGCAATAAAGATCGTCATTGATGGGCAAGTGCTGTCTACCGATCAAGCCCCCGTAGCCATTGCGGGTTATACTTTCGTTCCGCTTCGCGGAATTTTCGAGGCGCTTAACGCTAGAGTGCAATGGAATCAGAAAGCGCAAACGGTTACCGCGACGAAGCGCGACACGACTATCGTGCTCAGAATCGGCGCTAGCACGGCAACGATCAACAATCAAACCGTAACTCTCGATGCTCCGGCTAGAGCCATAGGCGGCAGAACGATGGTGCCCGTTCGTTTCGTCAGCGAAGCGTTAGGGGACGATGTGTTATGGGACAAATCGACGCAAAGCGTAATCATCACCACGAAAGCGGTGAAGCAAGTCGGAGCCGTATCTTCGGTAGCCGTATCGACGGTTCCCCAATACGGAGACGGACGCGATTTGCAAGTTAACTTTACTCCGCCGTCCGATCAATCAAACGTAGACAGTTACCGGATATTGGTCGTCAAAGCGGAGAACGCTTCGGCCTTTAATTTGGCGAAAGCGCAAACCGTCAGTTCGCTGAATTATGCGTTCGTGTCGAAGAGCAACGCGTATTCGAAAATTTCCTTGACCGAGCAGAGCAGAGACGTGGACGGCGCGTTGCTCCGGACGAATCAAGCTTACAAAGTATTCGTCCTGACCGCAGGCCAAGATACCTATGCGTTATCGAGCTCTTCCGTCTCGATTAGCCTGAGCGCCAGTCCTTCGGTTAGTGCGGTAACCAACGTAAAAATCGACGATGTCGGCGATTTCGGCGATGGCCGGGATCTGCAGGTTAGCTTCACGAAAGCTTCTAACGAGAGCAACATTACCGGTTACCGGGTTATGATCGTGAAGAGCTCCCAAGCCTCCTCTTTTAATTTGACGACGGCTAACGGAATGTCCAGCTCTTACTACAGCACCGTATCCAAGACCAACGCGAATACGTTGACCTATACGTTTAATTCGTCTTCCCGCGATACGTCGGGTGACACGCTTCGCAATGGCGTAGCTTATACGGCATTCGTTCTATCGGTTAGCAGCAATACGGGAACGACGAAACATGGTCTTTCCGCAGGCTCGGCTTCGGTTACGTTGGGAGCATCCGCTCAGGTTGCTACGATTACGAACGTAGAGGACGTAGATAACTACGGAGATGCCCGCGACCTTAAAGTCAGCTTTAACAAAGCGGCGGACGAGTCGAGAATCTCCGCTTACCGTATCTTCGTCGTAAGAGAATCCGACTATAGCAGCTTTAATCTTACGGAAGCGAATAAAGTATCGTCCGCAAGCTACTCCGATCAATATCGGACGGGCAACAGCAATTATAGCGTAACGCTGCCGTCGAGCTTGAGAGACACTAAAGGACGATACATTGAGAGCGGCGTTGCATACCGCGTCTTCGTTATGGGTGTATCTTCGAATAGCTCGTACTATCCGAACACGCTCTCTAGCCCATCTAGGAGCATCAGCCTGGTCGACAATGGCGTGATGGCCGTTACGAACGTGTACGGAAGAGATGTCGCGGATACGAACAGCGGCCAGGATCTTCGGGTGACTTTCACGAAGGCGTATAACGAGACGAAGATTGGTCAGTATCGGGTTTTTGTAGTTAGAGAGGGTAATGCAAGCAACTTTACGCTGGCAACGGCGGTTGCGATGAATAACTACACGGTAGTAAATAAAACCGGTGTAGATATTAGCCTAGAGCTGACTGCCGCTTCGCGCGACACAAGCGGGGTCCTCATCCAAGCCGGGGTGAGCTACCGGATCTTCGTTCTGTCGGTCGGCGCGGGAACCTCCTATGGAACGAATGCTTTATCTAGCGCATCGCCTGCGATTACGCTAGCTAATACCGGCGTTGTGACTGCGGTTACGAATCTTTACGCCTACGATGCAACCGATTATAACGACAGCCGCGATTTAAGAGTAACCTTCACCAAAGCTTCTAATGAGAGCAATATTGATCACTATCGGGTATTTGTTGTTCGGAACGAACATGTTAACAACTTTAATTTGAATACAGCGAACTCCATCTCAGATTCGAGAAATTATTCGAACATCCCTAAAAAGGCAGCGGATATCGACACTACGCTTCCGGCAGGAGTGCGGGACATCTATGGGCAACCGATCGTAAATGGCGTCGACTATCGAATCTTCGTCTTGTCCGTCGGTTACGGCGTTTCCTACGGAACGAACGTACTGTCCGCACCGTCTCCGGTAGTAAGACTCACGAATACAGGTACGGTGACTGCGGTATCGAATGTTACTGCTAGCGACGTTAGCGATAATAACAATGGGTCGGATATGTTCGTAAGTTTCAATAAAGCCGCGGTGGAGAGCAACATTAGCCAATATCGGATTTTCGTCGTCAAGGATATTACCGCAGGAACCTTCGATTTGACGAAAGCCATTGCTAATGGGAATTACACTTCTGTTATTCCTCGCAACAGTAACATTAATATGCCTTTGACTTCATCTACACTCGACGTGGACGGGATGCAAGTTCAGAATAATACCCCTTATCGGGTTTTCGTATTGTCTGTCGGCGGAGGAGCATATGCGGGCACTAACGTGTTGTCCTTGGCGTCTCCCGCCATTACGTTGACTAGTCCTATTTTGCCGGTACCACCGGTAACGAGTCTTGGATTGTTTGACGTAGGTGATACGAATACAGCATCGGATTTACAAGTTTCGTATACGAAAGCTGGTGACGAAAGCGGAATTGACAGTTATCGGATTTTCGTTGTTGAAGAAAACGATGCGCGTAGCTTCAATTTAAGTTGGGCGACAGGCGTAGTTGCTGGTCTTTACACGGCAATGCCAACAGGAACGGACTTTAACCTGCCGTTATCTTCTGCAATGAAGGATGTGAGAGGGGCGGACATCCAGAATGGTAAATCCTATCGGGTATTCGTCCTATCGGTAGGTAAAAACGCGATGAATAGTACGCTCTCAGCCCCTTCGAATCCTGTTCCGTTAGCTTCGCCACCTCCGCTAGTGTGA
- a CDS encoding amidase family protein — protein sequence MRKTREAPKLNKKIEQWIIEADIMSMQKAMECGETTSEQLVLIYLARIEQYDKELKSVLEINPDAVAIARALDYERNERGSRGRLHGIPLLLKDNIGTHDRTHTSAGSIALADWTPPEDSFLASKLRKAGAVLLGKTNMTEWANFMSPTMWAGYSSRGGLTLNPYGPGKLFVGGSSSGSASAVAANLVAGAIGTETSGSIISPSSQNCIVGIKPTVGLVSRSGIIPASVSQDTAGPMARTVSDAAIILGAMTGVDASDSATEASRDRYFQDYTSFLITDGLKDARIGIPRGYYRDLDEAGLAIMEAAIAVLRDRGATIIDPVKLPCEDEDASSNILQYEFKRVLNDYLSGLDATMPVHNLREVIQYNELHSDRALKYGKGTLEQLEKTSDSITDEVYAEQLDKSRGRARNRGIDYVIEQHGLDALLFAGNHGTDVAAKAGYPLITVPAGYAATGVVAPGGYITNGPHGVTFSGTAFSEPTLIKLAYGFEQATKIRFPPDLS from the coding sequence ATGAGAAAGACGAGGGAGGCTCCCAAGTTGAACAAAAAAATCGAACAATGGATCATAGAAGCGGATATTATGAGCATGCAAAAGGCAATGGAGTGCGGCGAAACGACTTCGGAGCAATTGGTTCTAATCTATTTGGCCCGCATCGAGCAGTACGATAAGGAGTTAAAGTCGGTTCTGGAGATCAATCCGGATGCCGTTGCGATTGCCCGTGCCTTGGACTACGAACGGAATGAACGCGGATCGAGAGGCCGATTGCACGGCATTCCGCTGCTGCTGAAGGATAACATTGGGACTCATGACAGAACGCACACAAGCGCCGGCTCTATTGCTTTAGCGGACTGGACGCCGCCCGAGGATTCTTTCTTAGCCTCTAAGCTTCGTAAGGCTGGCGCTGTGCTGTTAGGGAAAACGAATATGACGGAGTGGGCGAATTTCATGTCCCCGACCATGTGGGCGGGGTACAGCTCACGCGGAGGACTAACTCTTAACCCCTACGGACCGGGAAAATTGTTCGTCGGAGGCTCGAGCTCGGGCTCGGCTTCCGCCGTAGCCGCGAACTTGGTTGCCGGGGCGATAGGTACGGAAACATCGGGCTCGATCATTAGTCCGTCCAGCCAGAATTGCATCGTAGGGATCAAGCCTACGGTGGGGCTTGTTAGCCGGTCGGGGATCATTCCGGCTAGCGTCAGTCAAGATACCGCGGGGCCGATGGCTAGAACGGTGTCCGATGCGGCGATCATTTTGGGAGCCATGACCGGAGTGGACGCGAGCGATTCTGCGACGGAAGCGAGTCGAGATCGGTATTTTCAAGACTATACGTCCTTTTTGATTACAGATGGTCTTAAGGATGCTAGAATCGGAATTCCGCGAGGGTATTATCGGGATTTGGACGAAGCGGGGCTAGCGATTATGGAAGCTGCGATCGCGGTGTTGAGAGATCGGGGAGCCACGATCATCGATCCGGTAAAGCTTCCTTGCGAGGACGAGGATGCTAGCTCGAATATACTGCAATACGAGTTTAAGAGAGTTCTTAATGATTACTTATCCGGCTTGGATGCGACGATGCCTGTTCATAACTTGCGGGAAGTGATTCAGTATAACGAGCTCCATTCGGATCGTGCGCTGAAGTACGGTAAAGGAACTCTCGAGCAGTTGGAGAAAACGAGCGATAGCATCACGGACGAAGTCTATGCGGAGCAATTAGACAAGAGCCGCGGGCGAGCTCGAAACAGAGGAATCGATTACGTGATTGAACAGCACGGTCTAGATGCGTTGTTGTTCGCGGGCAATCATGGAACGGACGTTGCTGCCAAAGCCGGGTATCCGCTCATTACGGTTCCTGCGGGATATGCAGCTACGGGTGTCGTCGCTCCCGGCGGTTACATCACGAACGGGCCGCATGGCGTTACTTTCTCGGGCACGGCATTCAGCGAGCCGACCTTGATTAAGCTCGCATACGGCTTCGAGCAAGCGACGAAGATCAGGTTCCCTCCCGATCTTAGCTAA
- a CDS encoding TetR/AcrR family transcriptional regulator, which yields MPKIVDHNERKEKIAEAAWRVIRRDGLDSASVRRVAEEMGISLGALRHYFESQDELLAYSMRLISSRAHARIEKLPFNGEPRHDMMLVIAELLPLDEVRIAEAEVWLAFAGKAISHPAIRELSREVHQELYTGFRRTIDHLVKHKLTKADIDAELETRRLHALIDGLVVHHATYPELSNREDMLRTISYHIDCLLQA from the coding sequence ATGCCGAAAATCGTAGATCACAACGAACGTAAAGAGAAAATCGCCGAAGCCGCATGGCGGGTCATCCGCCGGGATGGGCTCGATAGCGCGTCCGTCCGTCGCGTGGCGGAAGAGATGGGAATATCCCTCGGAGCGCTGCGGCATTATTTCGAATCTCAGGATGAGCTGCTCGCTTACTCGATGCGGTTGATTTCAAGCCGAGCTCATGCACGAATAGAGAAGCTCCCCTTCAATGGGGAGCCGCGTCATGATATGATGCTCGTCATCGCGGAACTCCTGCCGCTTGACGAGGTGCGTATAGCGGAAGCGGAAGTATGGCTGGCCTTTGCAGGGAAGGCGATATCCCATCCCGCCATTCGCGAATTAAGTCGGGAAGTACATCAGGAGTTATATACCGGATTTCGCCGAACGATCGACCATCTCGTCAAGCATAAGCTGACCAAGGCAGACATTGACGCGGAGCTCGAAACGAGAAGGCTCCATGCGCTCATCGACGGACTAGTCGTTCATCACGCGACCTACCCGGAATTATCGAACAGAGAGGATATGCTGCGCACGATCTCTTATCACATAGACTGCCTCTTGCAAGCATAA
- a CDS encoding TetR/AcrR family transcriptional regulator codes for MSLLRQRIMDSAMRFFTEKGYYATSIQDIANDCAIAKGSLYKIFPSKDDLLIEVLGERLLLLREQTERIINDTQYSPKDRFVKETLLQLEFIAEYKLNFRSEHDLPTLENGGKLNAFAAGLKTRLTKYYADCIVRAYGPEAEPYKWDFVVILVGTMKQYMTFGYFVNSHFDLDKISNYIADRMDEVAAGVLAKKPEPLFDSSAIEHFFGISEDEPESSPEKLRIDLVQHLETAIHELPVPMTRKAELLDAVGIIKEQFALEDFKPVLVRALLEFLSNQHELASYVGQLERVLACEKRKA; via the coding sequence ATGAGCTTGTTACGACAGCGGATCATGGATTCGGCCATGCGTTTTTTCACCGAGAAAGGGTATTATGCAACGTCTATTCAGGACATCGCCAACGACTGCGCGATTGCCAAAGGCTCGTTATACAAAATTTTTCCTTCTAAGGACGATCTGCTCATCGAGGTTCTCGGAGAGAGGCTTCTGCTCTTGCGAGAGCAGACGGAGCGGATTATTAACGATACCCAATATTCGCCCAAGGACAGGTTCGTCAAAGAAACCTTGCTTCAACTGGAATTCATTGCGGAGTATAAGCTGAATTTCCGATCGGAACATGACTTGCCCACGCTAGAAAACGGAGGCAAATTAAACGCGTTCGCCGCCGGCCTTAAGACGAGGTTGACGAAATATTATGCGGATTGCATAGTTCGGGCATACGGCCCGGAAGCGGAACCTTATAAATGGGATTTCGTCGTCATTCTCGTGGGGACAATGAAACAGTATATGACTTTCGGATATTTCGTGAATAGCCACTTTGATTTGGACAAAATCTCGAATTATATCGCCGATAGAATGGACGAGGTTGCGGCAGGCGTCCTTGCGAAGAAGCCGGAGCCCTTATTCGACTCGTCCGCTATCGAACATTTCTTTGGAATCTCCGAAGATGAACCGGAGAGTTCCCCCGAGAAGTTAAGGATCGATCTTGTTCAGCATCTCGAAACCGCTATTCATGAGCTTCCCGTACCTATGACCCGCAAAGCCGAATTGCTTGATGCCGTCGGAATTATTAAGGAGCAATTCGCGTTAGAGGATTTCAAACCCGTGCTCGTTCGAGCTCTATTAGAATTTCTATCCAACCAGCATGAGCTGGCTTCGTATGTCGGGCAATTAGAGAGAGTATTGGCATGCGAGAAAAGGAAAGCGTGA